A part of Deinococcus sp. QL22 genomic DNA contains:
- a CDS encoding SAVED domain-containing protein produces MELSALRDVRRKVDVFKAETGTRFAARLELKQPDPIDDWSAADATALMNSARRIIKAVHDEHDFGEIHLFFSVPLGAAILLGHGLNSMGIVQAYEEQLTGGYAPSCRLDLR; encoded by the coding sequence GTGGAATTAAGTGCCTTGCGGGACGTACGACGGAAAGTTGATGTATTCAAAGCGGAGACGGGTACGCGCTTCGCCGCACGTCTGGAGCTAAAGCAGCCTGATCCCATTGATGACTGGAGTGCTGCAGACGCCACCGCCTTGATGAACAGCGCACGCCGAATAATCAAGGCCGTGCACGATGAGCATGACTTTGGCGAGATCCACCTGTTTTTCTCAGTGCCTTTAGGAGCAGCAATTCTCTTGGGTCATGGTTTGAACAGTATGGGTATTGTCCAGGCATATGAGGAACAGTTGACTGGGGGCTATGCACCCAGTTGTCGCCTTGATCTCCGGTAG
- a CDS encoding transposase, with protein MTASKNHYTAEFKEEAVRLVISSQKSCAEIARNLGVPPYLVVRWKQHHEQQGAVGRPQFTGRGVAALSEQEARFKKLERELEITRQERDILKKALAFFAKDH; from the coding sequence ATGACCGCCAGTAAAAACCACTACACCGCCGAGTTCAAAGAAGAAGCCGTGCGTCTGGTGATCAGCAGCCAGAAAAGCTGCGCTGAGATCGCCCGCAACTTGGGTGTTCCACCGTATTTAGTCGTACGCTGGAAACAGCATCACGAGCAACAAGGGGCGGTGGGCCGCCCCCAATTCACCGGACGCGGCGTCGCCGCGTTGAGTGAGCAGGAAGCGCGGTTCAAGAAGCTAGAACGAGAGCTGGAAATTACCCGTCAGGAACGCGATATTCTGAAAAAAGCACTGGCCTTCTTCGCCAAAGACCACTAA
- a CDS encoding IS3 family transposase, with amino-acid sequence MTTNSKHPHPVAENLLNREFVAEQPNQKWVTDITYLPVAEGWMYLAVVMDLFSRKIVGWAMRATLQTELVVAALDMAQQIRRPGQGLLHHSDQGIQYASREYRQALERLQALQSMSRKGDCWDNAAMESFFATLKLELELDTAQGNRADTRNLVFEWIEVFYNRERRHSSLGYRSPTRFEQHRATLN; translated from the coding sequence GTGACCACCAATTCAAAACACCCGCACCCAGTGGCCGAAAATCTACTGAATCGCGAATTTGTTGCCGAACAACCCAATCAGAAATGGGTGACGGATATTACCTATTTACCCGTGGCTGAGGGCTGGATGTACCTCGCTGTGGTGATGGATCTGTTCTCTCGCAAAATCGTGGGTTGGGCCATGCGGGCCACCCTGCAGACCGAGTTGGTCGTCGCTGCGCTGGACATGGCACAGCAGATTCGGCGTCCTGGACAAGGATTGCTCCATCATTCGGACCAGGGAATTCAATATGCGAGTCGCGAGTATCGACAAGCACTGGAGCGCCTCCAGGCGCTCCAAAGTATGAGCCGAAAGGGAGACTGCTGGGACAACGCGGCGATGGAGAGCTTCTTCGCCACCCTCAAGCTGGAACTGGAACTCGACACAGCACAAGGAAACCGCGCTGACACACGTAATCTGGTCTTTGAGTGGATTGAGGTGTTTTACAACCGCGAGCGTCGTCACTCTAGCTTGGGGTACCGCTCACCGACTCGCTTTGAGCAACACCGCGCCACACTGAACTGA
- a CDS encoding SAVED domain-containing protein: MTDPNNASMLNRKQMGGIHAGKGFNAQLAYLCIKLLYWCVDPDFSHAMNEGADDINLLFERGGQRERHYLQLKDHQVDRPEFLEVIEQFKAMHAADPEIVRFILVARTLHDDVKAIERALARIRGAHAIQKETKTEEDTINHLDKLLTGLKLPATADWALQYLDIEDSIHIRAWPDSIQTLLNEFVGQTQSLQAFENAMRPALVRAFESIQSFVTVNLGNAFSREDVFQVIRRAVDEFDQKTQLEGLGIFLDAWGDPDARAREAHDAIIDWREYFDRQTRSIPPVETWTGVLQPELAELQKRFRALGINRHVTLRGNAPLSVGLAVGAAFSAVKAYKLTIIQREDLWASNEP; this comes from the coding sequence ATGACAGACCCCAACAACGCATCAATGCTCAATAGGAAGCAGATGGGCGGAATTCATGCAGGCAAAGGTTTTAACGCCCAGCTCGCCTATCTCTGCATCAAGTTGCTCTACTGGTGTGTAGATCCCGACTTCTCGCATGCCATGAATGAGGGGGCAGATGATATCAACCTGCTGTTCGAGCGAGGCGGGCAGCGTGAACGACACTACCTGCAGCTCAAGGATCACCAGGTCGATAGGCCTGAATTTCTAGAAGTTATAGAGCAGTTTAAGGCTATGCATGCTGCCGACCCTGAAATAGTCAGATTTATCCTGGTGGCTAGAACTCTGCATGACGACGTGAAAGCAATCGAAAGGGCTTTAGCGCGCATCAGGGGGGCACATGCTATTCAAAAGGAGACGAAAACAGAAGAAGATACGATAAATCATCTTGATAAATTACTAACTGGGTTGAAGCTTCCAGCAACTGCTGACTGGGCACTGCAATATCTTGATATTGAAGACAGTATCCATATTCGCGCTTGGCCGGATTCAATTCAGACGCTCCTCAATGAATTTGTAGGCCAGACCCAAAGTCTCCAGGCCTTTGAGAACGCGATGAGACCAGCGCTTGTCAGGGCGTTTGAGTCGATACAGTCCTTCGTCACTGTAAACCTGGGCAATGCATTCTCTCGTGAAGACGTCTTCCAAGTTATCCGCCGGGCGGTAGATGAATTCGATCAGAAGACTCAGCTAGAGGGGCTCGGCATTTTTCTGGACGCTTGGGGTGATCCGGACGCGCGAGCCCGTGAAGCGCACGACGCCATCATTGACTGGAGAGAATATTTTGACCGACAGACCCGAAGCATTCCACCAGTCGAGACATGGACAGGGGTTCTCCAACCTGAACTAGCGGAGTTGCAGAAGCGGTTTCGGGCATTGGGTATCAACCGGCACGTCACCCTTCGCGGTAACGCTCCGCTGTCTGTTGGGTTGGCTGTAGGGGCGGCGTTTTCTGCTGTCAAAGCCTATAAGCTCACTATCATCCAGCGTGAGGACTTGTGGGCATCAAATGAGCCCTGA
- a CDS encoding Mov34/MPN/PAD-1 family protein, protein MKAVYFFQSEDQRFAVTMTAQIVRTMLDEATRARGAETDGILVGRYNSRLNTAVVTGAQPPPADSRGSRLTFERGVSGMRELLLRLWNGPLRTYYLGEWHAHPGFNAERSPTDDATMQSRALREGFNCEVPVLVILGDSGSDWHLQAWVYREGQAPIPLFEKKSAPEEVQHDRPQQRINAQ, encoded by the coding sequence ATGAAAGCAGTCTACTTCTTCCAGTCGGAGGATCAGCGCTTCGCGGTAACGATGACCGCTCAAATCGTTCGGACGATGCTTGATGAGGCTACGCGAGCACGCGGAGCAGAAACGGATGGCATTCTCGTGGGGCGCTACAACAGTCGGCTGAACACGGCCGTCGTCACAGGTGCGCAACCACCGCCTGCGGACTCGCGAGGAAGCCGATTGACGTTTGAGCGGGGCGTAAGTGGTATGCGCGAGCTCCTTCTCCGGCTCTGGAATGGTCCGCTTCGGACGTATTACCTTGGGGAGTGGCACGCGCACCCAGGGTTCAACGCAGAGCGGAGTCCAACTGACGACGCCACCATGCAGAGCCGAGCATTACGTGAAGGCTTTAATTGTGAGGTACCGGTGCTGGTAATCCTGGGGGATTCAGGAAGCGACTGGCATTTGCAAGCCTGGGTATACAGGGAAGGTCAAGCGCCGATACCACTATTCGAAAAGAAATCAGCACCAGAGGAGGTTCAACATGACAGACCCCAACAACGCATCAATGCTCAATAG
- a CDS encoding ThiF family adenylyltransferase, which translates to MDPEPTDAYSRLAWHALRLVQWVQKAARGDLLRPGDHFGHPLIHEANIDAKRSINTLEDEHSLVLWKNHGGQHGEVKLLNDLGGHQSSFAVEFTKQGKHIFTPPWGTWVSSRKPNQAAQWVLLERPPFLPPWGFPATWGQLRGALNDQGVNLDPLLRRAIASASTTRGMPLLLIGYPVPSVIDGPDRRIQWQACELPSYMELSRSKGFRNTPDSWWLKAKHDIFGNAGPITWMLAQPHQAEELGSRGFLPESVRTQRYVVIGAGALGSAVAEHLVRSGVTCISVFDEDSIQTKNLVRHMLTLRDVPRKKSMQVTERLQAINTLVSPTGFDERYPPQSVAGRQATQAADVIIDTTAEASVIGTLGGQRWDAPKVIISLSLGWKAQSLYAHGQRTTRFKITAFDKAILPHVAVDALADANEPMPMEGIGCWTPVFPALHTDVQLLAAVGATFVREFVEATDTERTRVYQQRYGPQGFEGVTLRDPQP; encoded by the coding sequence ATGGATCCAGAGCCGACCGACGCCTATAGCCGCCTGGCCTGGCACGCGTTGCGGTTGGTACAGTGGGTTCAGAAAGCGGCGCGGGGAGATCTCCTCCGGCCTGGTGACCATTTCGGCCATCCCTTGATCCACGAAGCAAACATCGACGCGAAGCGTTCCATCAACACCCTTGAAGACGAGCACTCTCTTGTCTTATGGAAGAACCACGGAGGGCAGCACGGTGAGGTCAAACTGCTCAACGACCTGGGCGGCCACCAGTCCTCCTTCGCCGTCGAATTCACCAAGCAGGGGAAGCATATCTTCACGCCCCCCTGGGGCACCTGGGTCAGCTCGCGAAAACCGAATCAGGCAGCACAGTGGGTGCTGCTTGAGCGTCCTCCGTTCCTTCCCCCTTGGGGATTCCCAGCCACATGGGGCCAGCTGCGTGGCGCTCTGAACGACCAGGGCGTGAACCTCGATCCCCTGCTCCGTCGCGCCATCGCCTCCGCGTCAACAACCAGGGGAATGCCACTGCTGCTGATAGGCTATCCGGTACCGAGCGTGATTGATGGCCCGGATCGCCGGATCCAATGGCAGGCCTGTGAACTTCCGTCTTATATGGAGCTGTCACGATCCAAGGGCTTCCGGAACACGCCCGACAGTTGGTGGCTGAAAGCCAAACATGACATATTTGGCAACGCCGGCCCAATCACGTGGATGCTCGCGCAGCCGCACCAAGCTGAGGAACTGGGAAGTCGCGGCTTTCTGCCAGAGTCTGTGAGGACGCAGCGTTACGTGGTGATTGGGGCTGGGGCGTTGGGCTCAGCAGTCGCCGAGCACCTTGTCCGAAGTGGAGTCACCTGCATCAGTGTATTCGATGAGGACTCGATTCAGACGAAGAATCTGGTCAGGCACATGCTCACGCTCCGGGATGTGCCGAGAAAAAAGTCCATGCAGGTGACTGAGCGGCTTCAGGCAATCAACACCCTCGTGAGCCCCACTGGCTTTGACGAACGGTATCCCCCTCAGAGCGTCGCCGGTCGCCAGGCGACGCAAGCAGCTGATGTGATCATCGACACCACCGCCGAGGCGTCGGTCATTGGAACGCTCGGTGGGCAGCGCTGGGATGCACCTAAGGTGATCATCAGCCTGTCGCTCGGCTGGAAGGCGCAGTCACTGTACGCCCATGGACAACGCACCACTCGCTTCAAAATAACAGCCTTTGACAAGGCTATCTTGCCGCATGTAGCCGTTGATGCGCTGGCCGACGCCAACGAGCCGATGCCCATGGAAGGCATTGGCTGCTGGACGCCAGTCTTTCCCGCGCTTCATACAGACGTTCAGCTGCTCGCCGCGGTCGGGGCCACTTTTGTCCGGGAATTTGTTGAGGCAACCGACACCGAACGAACCAGGGTGTATCAACAGCGTTATGGGCCACAGGGTTTTGAAGGCGTCACGCTCCGAGACCCGCAGCCATGA
- a CDS encoding His/Gly/Thr/Pro-type tRNA ligase C-terminal domain-containing protein — MLYDAVLPAVVSDALTRLNIGPFCIRLNNRQVLQGYFESLGLAPVAVPQALRILDRLEKVGIDRVRQDFTTLGVSPDTLTPFLDLVTSNLASDALLSELAGQARNALFDQGVAELHVVLSGLRDLGVPEANFQVDLSIARGPGYYTGTVYETKLLDFPGLGSICSGGRYENLVGYFHTGTFPGVGLSIGVSRFVPALLEAGVFSASTSTTAQVLVTLLQPEHQGESLRLGAELRSQGVNTEVYLEPHRLGQQLRYTDRKGFRLAVMIGDTELQAGQLRVKDLQTGEEKLLDRAQWAVDIRQRLLDAL; from the coding sequence TTGCTGTATGACGCCGTGTTGCCTGCCGTGGTGAGCGACGCCCTGACCCGCTTGAATATTGGCCCCTTTTGCATTCGGCTCAACAATCGTCAGGTGTTGCAGGGATATTTCGAAAGCCTGGGTCTGGCACCAGTGGCCGTGCCACAGGCCCTACGGATCCTTGATCGTCTGGAGAAGGTCGGCATCGACCGGGTGCGGCAGGACTTCACTACATTGGGTGTAAGTCCGGACACCCTGACCCCCTTCCTCGATCTGGTCACCAGCAATCTGGCTTCCGATGCTTTGCTGAGCGAATTGGCAGGGCAGGCTAGGAATGCACTCTTCGACCAAGGCGTGGCCGAGCTCCATGTCGTTCTGTCGGGCCTCCGGGATCTGGGCGTACCAGAAGCGAACTTCCAGGTGGATCTCAGCATTGCCCGGGGGCCGGGGTATTACACGGGCACCGTGTACGAGACCAAGCTTTTGGACTTTCCTGGATTGGGCAGCATCTGCTCGGGTGGGCGGTACGAAAATCTGGTGGGCTACTTTCACACGGGCACGTTTCCGGGTGTGGGCCTGTCCATCGGGGTGAGCCGGTTTGTTCCGGCCCTGTTGGAGGCAGGTGTCTTTTCCGCCAGTACCTCAACCACCGCTCAGGTGTTGGTGACCCTGCTCCAACCGGAACATCAGGGCGAGTCCCTCCGGCTGGGGGCAGAGCTGCGCTCACAGGGCGTGAACACGGAGGTGTACCTGGAGCCCCACCGGCTCGGGCAGCAGCTGCGCTACACGGACAGGAAAGGCTTTCGTCTCGCGGTGATGATTGGAGACACGGAGCTTCAGGCTGGGCAGCTCCGGGTGAAGGATCTTCAGACGGGTGAGGAGAAATTGCTGGACAGAGCGCAGTGGGCAGTCGACATTCGCCAACGGCTTTTGGACGCCCTTTGA
- a CDS encoding site-specific integrase, whose amino-acid sequence MIADLAAALDPVLAESVDAWGTPGTPSPPPSLIKDLHASMQAHEPWFAPLVVYLLESKCSKWASSTVRQLLPVLRQAWIAQGQPINMTEMILSGDRLSDKHRAVTRRIGQAIDRSVMAGQAPRAHREIARLFLPEQYLESFGWRNFNDLPYSIVRLLISRSHSTADHVCPDYRELAVWLHGLQDRWLATTCASIAAAMLGEQRSDGSERYTPTTIKKTANGVLSLLRASRDERHPLGTSSVSTWLNAYMAGDYGGPPQKASRVQQARWYDIAAQAQIRLITAHPQLAKQLSPWILPPLDSTLDSAHIAAARREQQERRERQIQAFMPHVLPLHLVVESRALVFRSLHECYTQEKLHFEKGGRVPRPYAVPLPDGSATLRFRLVTVATLNQEARQQGILDRIPGRIKDRSLLADQILTEYLGAWDADGNALSLPFFVPLHEAWYDETARKALTLTGHRASDFERWGSAAPLGSLRTQCQAYAQQSRAAGRTPKVLLDMDVLCAGVAYGALYILAALEAGLRIHELQQFRVDAGYSDVVEKRFKFTVYPKGRKRSRSAPVPHDFPPELSPYVMEAMRLHEQLWPGWSTTMPERGAVLGLTEGEYLFSKDKCGMTQHALLSFARHVSLGVPIVMADGEYLVQAGHMYRYMCGRIRDQLGDSIDEIQQAFGHQTSAMTRIYLGSKVSRMATFLKPQRSLTLWEALQVNLPEDI is encoded by the coding sequence GTGATCGCTGATCTGGCCGCCGCCCTGGATCCCGTCCTGGCTGAATCCGTGGACGCGTGGGGCACACCTGGAACGCCATCGCCGCCGCCCAGCCTCATCAAGGACCTCCACGCCTCCATGCAGGCTCACGAACCTTGGTTTGCTCCACTGGTGGTGTATCTGCTCGAGAGTAAGTGCAGCAAGTGGGCGTCGAGCACAGTGCGGCAGCTACTCCCTGTTCTCCGTCAGGCATGGATCGCTCAAGGTCAACCCATCAACATGACTGAAATGATCCTGAGTGGTGACCGATTGAGCGACAAACACCGCGCCGTCACCAGAAGGATAGGGCAAGCAATTGACCGTAGCGTCATGGCAGGCCAAGCTCCCCGGGCGCACCGGGAAATCGCACGGCTGTTTTTGCCTGAGCAGTACCTGGAGTCGTTCGGATGGCGAAATTTCAATGATCTGCCATACAGCATCGTCAGGCTGCTGATCAGCCGCAGCCATTCCACTGCAGATCATGTTTGTCCCGACTACCGCGAATTGGCTGTCTGGTTGCATGGACTCCAAGATCGGTGGCTCGCCACGACCTGCGCCTCAATTGCCGCGGCCATGCTCGGCGAGCAGCGGTCAGACGGCAGCGAACGCTACACCCCGACAACCATCAAAAAGACTGCAAATGGGGTGCTGTCCCTGCTGCGTGCCAGCCGGGACGAGCGTCACCCACTGGGAACAAGCAGCGTGAGCACCTGGCTGAACGCGTACATGGCGGGTGACTATGGAGGCCCCCCGCAAAAGGCCTCCCGCGTTCAGCAAGCCCGTTGGTACGATATCGCGGCGCAGGCCCAAATTCGGCTGATTACAGCTCATCCGCAGCTCGCCAAACAGTTGAGCCCGTGGATCCTCCCGCCGCTGGATTCGACATTGGATTCCGCCCATATCGCGGCAGCCCGCCGGGAGCAGCAGGAACGCCGGGAACGTCAGATACAGGCGTTTATGCCGCATGTCCTGCCCCTCCATCTGGTGGTCGAGTCACGCGCGTTGGTGTTCAGGTCTCTCCACGAGTGCTACACCCAGGAGAAGCTCCACTTCGAGAAGGGGGGCCGCGTCCCACGACCGTACGCGGTGCCCCTTCCCGACGGTTCAGCTACACTCCGGTTCAGATTGGTCACGGTGGCCACACTCAACCAGGAGGCTCGTCAACAGGGCATCCTCGACCGCATTCCAGGCCGCATTAAAGATCGCTCGCTTCTCGCCGATCAGATCCTGACCGAATACCTCGGTGCATGGGACGCCGACGGCAACGCGTTATCACTTCCATTTTTCGTACCTCTACACGAGGCCTGGTACGACGAAACCGCGCGAAAAGCATTGACCCTCACTGGCCACAGGGCCTCTGATTTCGAGCGCTGGGGGTCAGCTGCGCCACTCGGCTCGCTGCGCACCCAATGCCAGGCGTATGCACAACAAAGCCGGGCGGCTGGACGGACGCCCAAGGTGCTGCTGGACATGGACGTGTTATGTGCGGGCGTGGCGTACGGAGCGCTTTACATCCTGGCTGCTTTAGAGGCCGGTCTGCGGATCCACGAACTGCAACAGTTCCGGGTCGATGCAGGGTACTCCGACGTGGTGGAAAAGCGCTTCAAGTTCACGGTGTATCCAAAAGGGCGAAAGCGCAGTAGAAGTGCGCCCGTCCCCCATGACTTCCCACCTGAACTCTCGCCCTACGTCATGGAGGCCATGCGACTGCATGAGCAGCTCTGGCCAGGCTGGTCAACCACCATGCCTGAACGGGGAGCAGTTCTGGGGCTCACAGAGGGAGAGTATCTGTTCTCTAAAGACAAGTGTGGCATGACCCAGCATGCCCTGCTCAGCTTTGCTCGCCATGTCTCCCTTGGCGTGCCGATCGTGATGGCAGATGGTGAGTATCTTGTGCAGGCTGGCCACATGTACCGGTATATGTGTGGTCGCATACGCGACCAGCTGGGCGACTCCATCGATGAAATTCAACAAGCATTCGGTCACCAGACATCTGCGATGACTCGCATATACCTGGGCAGCAAGGTCAGCCGCATGGCTACCTTTCTGAAGCCCCAGCGCTCCTTGACCCTCTGGGAAGCGCTGCAAGTGAATTTGCCGGAGGACATATGA